The window CAGCACCCTGGACCCGCTTGAATGAGGAGGAAAGAAGGTGTGCCATGATCTTCGCGATCGTCGTCTTCGCCGTCCCGGGAACTCCTTCAAGCAGAACTGCACCCTCGGTGAGGATACCGATGAAGGTCATCCTGATGAGGGGTTCGTTGCCGACCACATAGCGCTGCACAGTCCTGAGGATCTCGGCATAGGTGCCGGCGATCTCGTTCACACTCTCCTCTGTCACGTCCATGCCATCTACTTCCCGTTCCATTTTCTGGAATAACATGCAGCCGCAAAGATAAATAGTGCGGCGATCCCGATCTGAAAAATGGGCCGCTCCTTCACCCACCTGACCGCCCCGGGTACAGGCCCTGCTGTTGCCGTCCTGCTCCACCCCTGATCGACGAGAAGCACCGGGCGGAGGGTGAGGAGATTCCCAACGAACTGCCTGTTGTCCTTCCCGGTGCCTGCCATTGAGTTGAGGAAGAGGCCGGGGTCGCCGATGACGATCAACTCCCCCCCGGCGACCTTTTCGCGGGCGCAGACGGTGGAGCGACCGATCACTTCGTCTCCGTCGATAGTGGTGTTCCCGTCTGCGTCGACCCAGGAGAGGAAGGAGGTCTGGAGGAGGGGATCGCCGCCCTCCAGCGCCGCGGGCCTGTCGAAAAGGACAGCCGAGACATTCAGGAGAAGCGAGGCATTTTCAACAGGGTACGCCGTGACCGCCGCAGGGGTGCTGTATTCCCGGTCCACAGAGACGACAGGACCGGGGAGGATCCGGATCGAGGCGCCGAGTGCCCTGAGTGCGGCGTCGCCGGCCCCGAAATCGTCGAAGAGGATGATCGTGTTGTTGCGCGCCAGGAAGGCGCGCCAGGCCGCAACCCGCTCCGGGTCCGGGGGGCCTGAGGGGGCGATGACCAGGAGCGTGGCGTTGTCGTACCCTGTGAGGTCTACAGGGTCGCGGATCTCGTGCACACCCTTCTCCTCAAGGAGGGTGAAGAAGGAAGACGTGCCATTCCACTGG is drawn from Methanofollis sp. and contains these coding sequences:
- a CDS encoding DUF4350 domain-containing protein, which gives rise to MRGGGALVAVAALLVLLLVAGVHLTTSYDQYSRYNVQWNGTSSFFTLLEEKGVHEIRDPVDLTGYDNATLLVIAPSGPPDPERVAAWRAFLARNNTIILFDDFGAGDAALRALGASIRILPGPVVSVDREYSTPAAVTAYPVENASLLLNVSAVLFDRPAALEGGDPLLQTSFLSWVDADGNTTIDGDEVIGRSTVCAREKVAGGELIVIGDPGLFLNSMAGTGKDNRQFVGNLLTLRPVLLVDQGWSRTATAGPVPGAVRWVKERPIFQIGIAALFIFAAACYSRKWNGK